A part of Solibacillus sp. FSL H8-0538 genomic DNA contains:
- a CDS encoding alpha/beta hydrolase: MTIGVLMIHGFSGGTYEIQPFADYIAARTDWVIDMPTLPGHGEALSLKGYKATDWLMTAEIAYRSLAKQVDEIIIVGFSMGGMIALYLAKRYKVKKLVLLSAAAKYVSPSQLVRDLRDVADDAIHGSLKNNVLFQRYAFKLKHVPFSATVEFMKIVRLVEPYISHIKIPVYIVQGELDGIVPKATAHYLMEHISSAEKYVYLSTGGKHHICYSEDCDSWFSEVMKFLCKV, encoded by the coding sequence ATGACAATAGGTGTATTGATGATTCATGGATTTTCTGGCGGTACATATGAAATACAACCATTTGCCGATTATATAGCAGCACGAACAGACTGGGTAATAGACATGCCAACTTTGCCTGGGCACGGAGAGGCTTTATCGTTGAAGGGCTATAAAGCAACAGATTGGCTCATGACAGCAGAGATTGCGTATCGCAGTTTAGCAAAACAGGTGGATGAAATAATTATTGTTGGCTTTTCGATGGGCGGCATGATTGCGCTATATCTAGCTAAACGGTACAAGGTGAAAAAGCTTGTACTGCTTAGTGCGGCAGCAAAATATGTTAGTCCATCACAGCTTGTTCGTGATTTACGTGATGTAGCAGATGATGCAATACATGGGTCGTTGAAAAACAATGTATTATTTCAACGTTATGCGTTTAAACTAAAGCATGTTCCGTTTAGTGCTACAGTTGAATTTATGAAAATTGTTCGCTTAGTGGAGCCGTACATTTCGCATATTAAGATCCCCGTTTATATTGTGCAAGGCGAACTAGACGGTATTGTCCCAAAGGCAACAGCGCACTATTTAATGGAGCATATCTCTTCTGCGGAGAAGTATGTTTATTTATCAACGGGTGGAAAACATCATATCTGCTATAGTGAAGATTGTGATAGCTGGTTTAGTGAGGTGATGAAGTTTTTGTGCAAGGTCTAG
- a CDS encoding DEAD/DEAH box helicase: MTNFSELNISESTLRSVQRMGFEEATPIQEGTIKFAMEGRDVLGQAQTGTGKTAAFGIPLIEKIDPKNPNIQALVIAPTRELAIQVSEELYKLGYDKRVKLLSVYGGQEISRQIRALKNKPQIIVGTPGRIQDHINRRTLKLDEVQTLVLDEADEMLNMGFIDDINMILESVPSDRQTLLFSATMPPAIRKIAETFMKNPEIVKIKAKELTVDNIEQFFVKATEREKFDALSRLLDVQKPELSIIFGRTKRRVDELSQALGLRGFIAEGIHGDLSQAKRISVLRQFKEGKIDILIATDVAARGLDISGVTHVYNFDIPQDPESYVHRIGRTGRAGKSGTAVTFVTPREMGYLRIVEETTKKRMTPLRPPSSEEALAGQQEASMRALVEMVQNNNLGEYREFAAQLLQSNDAIDLVAAALKSITKEPDATPISITEERPLPMRRERSGGGGGGGRSRSGDRGRGGRPSGGGRGGDRNRGGDRGGRSAGGGTRREGGRREGGNREGGAPRRQRRED; this comes from the coding sequence TTGACAAATTTTTCAGAATTAAATATTAGCGAATCTACATTACGTTCAGTACAACGTATGGGATTTGAAGAAGCAACACCAATTCAAGAAGGTACTATTAAGTTTGCTATGGAAGGCCGCGATGTATTAGGCCAAGCACAAACTGGTACTGGTAAAACAGCTGCGTTCGGTATTCCTCTAATTGAGAAAATCGATCCTAAAAACCCTAACATTCAAGCATTAGTAATTGCACCAACTCGTGAGTTAGCAATCCAAGTTTCAGAAGAACTTTACAAGCTAGGTTATGACAAACGCGTTAAATTACTATCAGTATACGGTGGTCAAGAAATTAGCCGTCAAATACGTGCACTTAAAAACAAACCACAAATTATCGTTGGTACTCCTGGACGTATCCAAGACCATATCAACCGCCGCACACTTAAATTAGACGAAGTTCAAACTTTAGTATTAGACGAAGCGGATGAAATGTTAAACATGGGCTTCATCGATGACATCAACATGATTTTAGAAAGCGTGCCATCTGATCGCCAAACTTTACTATTCTCAGCTACTATGCCTCCAGCAATCCGTAAAATTGCAGAGACATTCATGAAAAACCCTGAAATCGTAAAAATTAAAGCAAAAGAATTAACAGTTGACAACATCGAACAATTCTTCGTGAAAGCGACAGAACGTGAGAAGTTTGACGCATTATCTCGTTTATTAGATGTTCAAAAACCGGAACTTTCGATTATCTTTGGTCGTACGAAACGCCGTGTTGATGAGTTATCGCAAGCATTAGGATTACGTGGATTTATCGCAGAAGGTATTCACGGTGATTTAAGCCAAGCGAAACGTATTTCAGTTTTACGTCAATTTAAAGAAGGTAAAATTGATATCTTAATCGCTACTGACGTTGCTGCACGTGGTCTTGATATTTCAGGTGTAACACATGTTTACAACTTTGATATTCCACAAGATCCAGAATCTTACGTTCACCGTATCGGCCGTACTGGTCGTGCTGGTAAGTCTGGTACAGCAGTTACTTTTGTAACTCCACGTGAAATGGGTTACTTACGTATCGTTGAAGAAACTACTAAAAAGCGTATGACTCCTTTACGTCCACCAAGCTCAGAAGAAGCGTTAGCTGGACAACAAGAAGCATCAATGAGAGCTTTAGTAGAAATGGTTCAAAATAACAACCTAGGTGAATACCGTGAATTTGCGGCTCAACTATTACAAAGTAATGATGCAATTGATTTAGTTGCAGCGGCACTTAAGTCTATAACTAAAGAACCTGATGCAACACCTATCTCAATTACTGAAGAGCGTCCATTACCAATGCGTCGCGAACGTTCAGGTGGCGGTGGCGGCGGTGGCCGTAGCCGTAGCGGAGATCGTGGTCGTGGTGGTCGTCCAAGCGGCGGTGGTCGCGGTGGCGATCGTAACCGTGGTGGAGACCGTGGTGGTCGTTCTGCTGGCGGTGGTACTCGTCGTGAAGGTGGCCGTCGTGAAGGCGGAAACCGTGAAGGCGGAGCTCCTCGTCGTCAACGTCGCGAAGACTAA
- a CDS encoding PH domain-containing protein: protein MSNEKYKLHPITTVINFLKAFKELLIPIAILIVANGFNFNFDYRDENFIGEMIPLLFLFVFVIYSLFNGIVKWWTFTYWFEDSELRVEYGLFVKKKRYIPFDRIQSLNYKEGIFHRLFGLVQVMVETAGSKNGKPEAELTAVTRQAAEQIEREMKKAKQITTGDAAVVEEILQPPVKVLHKMATGELLLLATTSSGIGVVLAGIIAAVSQFADLIPFEMIFKELSYLMKYSFLIITILVVISLILAWVVSVIMTFLSYYNFTVTEESERLVITRGLLEKKRITIPLNRVQAIKIVENPFRQMLGLAAVVVESAGGGFSGDKDKKIVLFPLISKKAALNPLNELFPQLNFNYTPEVSSPNRARKFFYRIDFIWVVPLMVVLSYFFFPYGLLSLLLIVPVIVLGIWRHKTAGFTIADQQLTIVSRGISRVTFFAEKKRIQVVQSSQSYFQKRKKVASARIVVMSGMNGAAAKAYHMEQQQIEEIYHWYERE, encoded by the coding sequence ATGTCTAATGAAAAATACAAACTTCACCCAATCACTACAGTTATTAATTTTCTTAAAGCTTTTAAGGAACTGCTAATTCCGATTGCCATACTAATTGTTGCAAATGGCTTTAATTTTAATTTTGATTACCGCGATGAAAACTTTATCGGTGAGATGATTCCGCTATTGTTTTTATTTGTATTTGTTATCTATTCCTTGTTTAATGGTATTGTAAAATGGTGGACGTTTACCTATTGGTTTGAGGATAGTGAACTGCGTGTCGAATACGGGCTATTTGTGAAAAAAAAGCGGTATATTCCATTCGATCGAATCCAAAGTTTAAATTATAAAGAAGGTATTTTTCACCGGCTTTTTGGACTTGTGCAAGTAATGGTTGAAACGGCTGGAAGCAAAAATGGCAAGCCTGAAGCAGAATTAACAGCTGTTACAAGGCAGGCAGCAGAGCAAATTGAACGTGAGATGAAGAAAGCGAAGCAAATAACGACGGGAGATGCGGCAGTAGTCGAAGAAATCCTTCAGCCCCCAGTAAAAGTGTTGCATAAGATGGCAACAGGGGAGTTGTTATTACTAGCAACGACTTCAAGTGGAATAGGTGTAGTGCTAGCAGGGATTATTGCTGCAGTATCACAATTTGCGGATTTGATTCCGTTTGAAATGATTTTTAAAGAATTATCATACTTAATGAAGTATAGCTTTCTTATTATCACAATTTTAGTAGTAATTTCTTTAATTTTGGCTTGGGTAGTATCTGTCATTATGACATTCCTTAGCTACTATAATTTTACTGTGACCGAGGAAAGCGAACGGTTAGTTATTACGCGTGGATTATTAGAAAAGAAGCGAATTACGATTCCGCTTAACCGTGTGCAGGCCATTAAAATCGTTGAAAATCCGTTTCGCCAAATGCTAGGATTGGCGGCTGTAGTAGTTGAAAGTGCTGGTGGAGGATTTAGTGGGGATAAGGATAAGAAAATTGTACTGTTTCCGCTTATTTCAAAAAAAGCTGCGCTAAACCCGCTAAATGAGCTGTTTCCACAGTTAAACTTTAACTACACACCTGAAGTGTCTTCGCCTAATAGAGCAAGGAAGTTTTTTTACCGAATTGATTTCATTTGGGTAGTACCTTTAATGGTGGTATTGTCGTATTTCTTTTTCCCGTACGGCTTGTTGTCGCTATTATTAATCGTACCGGTCATTGTACTTGGCATTTGGCGGCATAAGACGGCGGGTTTTACGATTGCCGATCAACAGCTAACGATTGTGTCACGAGGAATTAGTCGCGTCACATTCTTTGCAGAGAAAAAACGAATTCAAGTTGTGCAAAGCAGTCAAAGCTATTTCCAAAAGCGTAAGAAGGTAGCCTCTGCGCGCATTGTTGTTATGTCAGGTATGAACGGTGCTGCAGCGAAGGCGTATCATATGGAGCAACAGCAAATTGAAGAAATTTATCACTGGTATGAACGTGAATAA
- a CDS encoding D-alanine--D-alanine ligase: protein MKKRIGLLYGGKSAEHEVSLLTARAVTQALNFDVYEVHPIFITLDGEWRVGPQLTEPAQTVEQLQFEPIETSSLNNIMQFIEAHTKLQFDVVFPLLHGTNGEDGTVQGLLDVLNVPYVGNGVLGSAAGMDKVVMKQLFEIAGLKQVPYVHFIRSEWELNLSSIVAKCERELGWPMFVKPANLGSSVGISKASDTEELVAAVKFALRYDRKIIVEQGVVAREIEMGVLGNDEPKVSVAGEIKPVTDFYDYDSKYKDGSTALIIPADISKDVEMEMAEMAVKAFKILDGAGLVRSDFFVTENNEVYINEVNTMPGFTPVSMYPLLWQHTGVSYPALIDRLIALATERHAEKQQLQYNKD from the coding sequence ATGAAAAAAAGAATCGGTTTATTATATGGAGGAAAGTCTGCGGAGCATGAAGTATCGCTGTTAACAGCGCGAGCAGTAACGCAAGCTTTGAATTTTGATGTGTATGAAGTACATCCGATTTTTATTACATTGGATGGAGAATGGCGTGTAGGACCTCAATTAACAGAACCGGCACAAACCGTTGAACAATTACAATTTGAGCCGATCGAAACGAGCTCATTAAATAATATTATGCAATTTATCGAAGCACACACAAAACTACAATTTGATGTTGTTTTCCCTTTACTTCACGGAACAAATGGTGAAGATGGTACAGTGCAAGGGTTGCTTGACGTATTAAATGTTCCGTATGTAGGAAATGGTGTATTAGGATCGGCTGCAGGAATGGATAAAGTTGTGATGAAGCAATTATTTGAAATTGCGGGTTTAAAGCAAGTTCCCTATGTACATTTCATTCGTAGTGAATGGGAACTTAATTTATCATCAATTGTCGCTAAATGTGAAAGGGAGCTAGGTTGGCCGATGTTCGTCAAACCTGCAAACTTAGGTTCAAGTGTAGGAATTAGCAAAGCATCAGACACAGAAGAGCTTGTTGCGGCGGTAAAATTTGCACTTCGATATGACCGAAAAATCATTGTCGAACAAGGGGTTGTCGCACGAGAAATTGAAATGGGTGTACTTGGAAATGATGAACCGAAAGTTTCGGTTGCTGGAGAAATTAAGCCGGTAACAGACTTTTACGATTACGATTCAAAATACAAGGACGGCTCAACAGCGCTAATTATTCCAGCTGACATTTCAAAGGATGTAGAAATGGAAATGGCGGAAATGGCAGTTAAAGCGTTTAAAATTTTAGACGGTGCCGGCCTAGTGCGTTCGGACTTTTTTGTTACAGAAAATAATGAAGTTTACATCAATGAAGTAAATACAATGCCTGGTTTTACACCAGTTAGTATGTATCCACTATTATGGCAGCATACAGGTGTGAGCTATCCAGCATTAATTGATCGATTAATTGCTCTTGCGACTGAGCGTCACGCAGAAAAACAACAACTTCAATACAATAAAGATTGA
- a CDS encoding LolA family protein: MKFRIVALLVICMVVLSACGKASQEDVVHKANEKWNDAKGYELSASMEVKTGSEPRVYDVNVWHTKPDFYRVTVKEQGEDVTQMIVRNKEGVFVVTPSLRKTYKFQSDWPKQNSQAYLIGALAEDLLSDEAAVMKEEEKHYVFEVATRNREKTALPVQQIIVDKKTMLPTRVSIMNEALEEQVVITFNSIDLGAKHKAEEYAVEKFTENEEKETAAADIESEEFRTHYPELNWDHTKLVDTQSINDNGVERVILTFEGEKPFTLMQQPVVYNETTLPVFSPGDPADLGFTIGAMTDHSISWEKDGVSFFIASTKLSREEMMEVAASVTEDSMK; encoded by the coding sequence ATGAAATTCCGGATAGTCGCTTTGCTCGTTATTTGTATGGTGGTGCTAAGTGCTTGTGGAAAAGCATCACAGGAGGATGTTGTACACAAAGCAAATGAAAAGTGGAATGACGCAAAAGGGTATGAGCTAAGTGCATCTATGGAAGTGAAAACAGGAAGTGAGCCACGGGTATATGATGTAAATGTTTGGCATACAAAGCCTGATTTTTACCGTGTGACGGTGAAAGAGCAAGGTGAGGATGTTACACAAATGATTGTGCGAAACAAAGAAGGGGTGTTTGTTGTTACCCCATCACTACGAAAAACGTATAAGTTCCAAAGTGATTGGCCAAAGCAAAATAGCCAAGCATATTTAATTGGTGCATTAGCAGAGGATTTATTATCTGATGAGGCAGCCGTCATGAAGGAAGAAGAAAAACACTATGTTTTTGAAGTAGCAACACGTAATCGCGAAAAAACGGCTTTACCTGTTCAGCAAATTATTGTCGACAAAAAAACAATGTTGCCTACACGTGTTAGCATTATGAATGAGGCGCTTGAGGAGCAAGTCGTCATTACTTTTAATTCAATTGATTTAGGTGCCAAGCATAAAGCAGAAGAATATGCCGTTGAAAAGTTTACGGAAAATGAAGAAAAAGAAACAGCAGCAGCCGATATAGAGAGCGAGGAGTTCCGTACACATTACCCAGAGTTAAATTGGGATCATACAAAGCTTGTAGATACTCAGTCTATAAATGATAATGGAGTAGAGCGAGTTATTTTAACGTTTGAAGGAGAAAAACCGTTTACATTAATGCAACAACCAGTTGTGTATAATGAAACGACATTGCCTGTATTCTCTCCTGGAGATCCAGCTGATTTAGGATTTACGATTGGAGCTATGACAGATCATTCAATTAGCTGGGAAAAGGATGGTGTCTCATTCTTTATTGCTTCTACTAAGTTATCTAGAGAAGAAATGATGGAGGTTGCTGCCTCTGTTACAGAAGATAGTATGAAGTAA
- a CDS encoding rhomboid family intramembrane serine protease — protein MFIRRENFKQYIRLYPVVSTIITINIIVFIITLLPGFGDEILYAGMSVNGLIAEGEWWRIITSMFLHGGFMHVLFNMFSLFLFGPELENIAGKIRFLTVYFLAGIFGAAATFVTQDALYASVGASGAIFGIIGAFGALVFYTHKSFPQLRQIILPIIVISVIMTFLQPNINAAAHLGGLVAGFVLGLVYFNPKNMLRWRMK, from the coding sequence ATGTTTATTCGTAGAGAAAATTTCAAGCAATATATTCGACTGTATCCGGTCGTCTCCACAATTATCACCATTAACATAATTGTTTTTATTATTACACTCCTACCAGGTTTTGGCGATGAAATCCTTTATGCCGGCATGAGCGTCAATGGATTAATCGCTGAGGGCGAATGGTGGCGCATTATTACGTCGATGTTTTTACATGGCGGCTTTATGCATGTACTGTTTAATATGTTTTCACTATTTTTATTTGGACCAGAACTTGAAAATATTGCAGGCAAAATTCGCTTTTTAACAGTTTATTTCCTTGCTGGCATTTTTGGAGCAGCCGCAACATTTGTAACGCAAGACGCATTATATGCTAGTGTTGGCGCAAGTGGTGCGATCTTCGGAATTATTGGTGCATTTGGTGCGCTCGTATTTTACACGCACAAATCTTTCCCTCAACTACGCCAAATTATTTTACCGATTATCGTCATTAGTGTTATTATGACCTTTTTACAACCAAATATTAATGCTGCTGCCCATTTAGGTGGCCTCGTTGCCGGCTTTGTATTAGGACTTGTTTATTTTAATCCCAAAAATATGCTGCGCTGGCGTATGAAATAA
- a CDS encoding PH domain-containing protein has protein sequence MRAQPIYQIPPKARTVWRLYGVFQTIILAIIAGVVIFLTYKFEWPEYISFIASVLVLVVGILMVIVFPNVRWKVWRYEVREQEIEIQSGLFVVTRTLIPMVRVQHVDTEQGPILKKYDLANISISSAATVHTIPMLLTADADQLRTKISELARVAEEDV, from the coding sequence GTGAGAGCACAACCGATTTATCAAATCCCTCCAAAAGCGCGGACTGTCTGGCGTTTATATGGTGTATTTCAAACTATAATATTAGCAATTATTGCTGGGGTTGTTATTTTTCTGACGTATAAATTTGAATGGCCAGAGTATATTAGCTTCATTGCTAGTGTGCTAGTACTAGTGGTAGGCATTTTAATGGTTATTGTATTCCCCAATGTACGTTGGAAAGTTTGGCGTTATGAAGTGCGAGAACAAGAAATCGAAATTCAAAGTGGTTTATTTGTCGTCACTCGTACACTCATTCCTATGGTGCGTGTACAGCATGTCGATACGGAACAGGGACCAATCTTAAAGAAATATGACTTGGCGAACATTTCCATATCCTCGGCAGCAACGGTTCACACGATTCCGATGCTTTTGACGGCAGATGCAGATCAGCTTCGTACAAAAATTTCTGAATTAGCAAGGGTGGCGGAAGAAGATGTCTAA
- a CDS encoding Lmo0850 family protein: MAKEIDLKQIVTNLSKLGVTATVTKSRLELLKVLTPPTQTPQTQN; encoded by the coding sequence ATGGCTAAAGAGATTGATTTAAAGCAAATCGTTACGAATTTATCAAAATTAGGTGTTACGGCTACAGTTACAAAATCTCGTCTTGAGCTTTTAAAAGTTTTAACACCCCCAACACAGACACCCCAAACACAAAATTAA
- a CDS encoding FtsW/RodA/SpoVE family cell cycle protein: MENNNRNFARRFDWTLALIIMMFLIISLLAIASAQTSGQYGSTNFVIKQIQWYCIGSFIVAFVMYFEPDQFKKMAWVLYSFGIFLLIMLIFMPEGKGQIGELVNGAKSWYHTPLGNIQPSEFMKTFYILALAHLISKHHEKYSLKTIQTDFILLGKICLTLIIPLGFIMTQPDLGSSLVFLAITAALVIVAGVSWKIILPVFAGGVAVGGTLLWMALYAQDFLEKTFGFKAYQFARIYSWLDPYSYSTSDGYHLITSLNAIGSGEILGKGFQTREVYVAENHTDFIFTVIGEEWGFIGASIVICLYFLLIYHLTKTTLLLKDPFCTYVCAGIIAMITFHVFENIGMTIQLLPITGIPLPFLSYGGSSLMGNALAIGLVFSMRFHYRTYMFSANDNEDE, from the coding sequence ATGGAAAATAATAATCGCAATTTTGCAAGACGCTTCGACTGGACGCTTGCTTTAATTATAATGATGTTTCTTATTATTAGTTTACTCGCAATCGCTTCTGCTCAAACTTCCGGACAGTACGGTAGCACCAACTTTGTGATAAAACAAATCCAGTGGTATTGCATCGGCTCCTTTATCGTTGCCTTTGTTATGTACTTTGAACCGGATCAATTCAAGAAAATGGCATGGGTACTTTACAGCTTCGGTATTTTTTTACTAATAATGCTCATATTTATGCCTGAAGGGAAAGGACAAATCGGTGAGCTCGTTAACGGCGCAAAAAGCTGGTATCATACACCACTTGGAAATATTCAGCCGTCTGAATTCATGAAAACCTTCTATATTCTAGCACTTGCTCACTTAATTAGTAAGCATCATGAAAAATATTCTTTAAAAACAATCCAAACCGACTTTATTCTACTCGGAAAAATCTGTCTTACTTTAATTATTCCACTTGGCTTTATTATGACACAGCCCGATCTTGGTTCTTCTCTTGTATTTTTAGCAATTACCGCAGCACTAGTTATCGTTGCAGGGGTGTCATGGAAAATTATTTTACCCGTATTCGCAGGAGGCGTAGCTGTAGGCGGTACTCTTTTATGGATGGCTCTTTACGCTCAAGACTTCCTAGAAAAAACATTTGGCTTTAAAGCGTATCAATTTGCCCGTATTTACTCTTGGCTTGATCCGTATTCATATTCAACGAGTGATGGGTATCACTTAATTACCTCACTAAACGCAATCGGTTCAGGCGAGATTTTAGGTAAAGGCTTCCAAACTCGTGAAGTATACGTAGCCGAAAACCATACCGACTTTATTTTCACTGTTATTGGAGAGGAATGGGGCTTTATTGGTGCGAGTATTGTTATTTGCTTGTATTTCCTATTAATCTATCATTTAACAAAAACAACATTACTGTTAAAAGATCCTTTCTGTACATACGTATGTGCAGGGATTATTGCCATGATTACATTCCATGTCTTCGAAAATATCGGCATGACAATTCAGCTATTACCGATTACCGGCATTCCACTACCCTTCCTCAGCTATGGTGGTAGTTCACTAATGGGTAACGCACTTGCAATCGGGCTCGTATTTAGCATGCGATTCCATTATCGTACGTATATGTTCTCGGCAAACGACAATGAAGATGAATAG
- a CDS encoding UDP-N-acetylmuramoyl-tripeptide--D-alanyl-D-alanine ligase — translation MKKNLKQIAAWLNIQNQQFEETFVSGISIDTRTIKEGDLFIPFRGEAVNGHKFVEQAFEKGAAASLWMQDEPNPPANCPLIFVEDPEQALQQMAIAYRSEHQATFIGITGSNGKTSSKDILAGALAPYFKVQKTIGNFNNQLGLPITILQLDEDTEVSVLEMGMSGFGEIEFLTRIARPHLAVITNIGEAHMQDLGSREGIARAKYEIVKGLLEEGVLFFDGDEPLLQHLVAEDEYSKTKSFGFGEYNDLMAYDIETIESGSRFQVKGIMEGEFFISVLGKHQVKNTLNAMLVSKAMGLTDEQIRAALQQVTLTDMRMQLVNGSNGALFINDAYNAAPTSMNAAIQFVTSTKMRDDKWLVLGDMLELGENEQQFHEQTADYIHAEEIARVCLYGPRMKWLYDKLQRSFEADRLIYSEADYAPIIQYIQQYATDQSIILLKGSRGMRLETILNSFSRGFE, via the coding sequence TTGAAAAAGAATTTAAAACAAATTGCGGCGTGGTTAAACATTCAAAACCAGCAATTTGAAGAGACCTTCGTAAGTGGCATTTCTATTGATACACGAACAATTAAAGAAGGGGACCTTTTCATACCATTTCGCGGCGAGGCGGTCAATGGCCATAAATTTGTCGAGCAAGCTTTTGAAAAAGGAGCAGCAGCATCTTTATGGATGCAGGATGAACCCAACCCACCCGCCAATTGCCCTCTTATTTTTGTCGAGGATCCAGAACAAGCACTTCAACAAATGGCGATTGCATACCGGAGCGAGCATCAAGCGACGTTTATTGGTATTACTGGATCAAACGGGAAAACCTCGTCAAAAGATATTTTAGCAGGCGCACTGGCACCGTATTTTAAAGTGCAAAAAACGATTGGTAACTTTAACAACCAGCTCGGATTGCCAATAACGATATTACAATTAGACGAGGATACAGAAGTATCTGTTCTTGAAATGGGTATGAGCGGCTTCGGGGAAATCGAATTTTTAACGCGCATAGCACGACCGCATTTAGCGGTTATTACAAATATTGGTGAGGCGCACATGCAGGACCTAGGCTCACGCGAAGGTATTGCACGGGCGAAATATGAAATTGTTAAAGGTTTACTTGAAGAGGGTGTACTGTTCTTTGATGGGGATGAGCCGTTACTACAACATTTAGTAGCGGAAGATGAGTATTCTAAAACTAAATCATTTGGCTTTGGTGAGTACAATGATTTAATGGCATACGATATTGAAACGATTGAATCCGGTAGCCGTTTCCAAGTCAAAGGGATAATGGAGGGCGAATTTTTCATCTCTGTCTTAGGAAAGCACCAAGTGAAAAATACGCTAAATGCAATGCTTGTAAGTAAAGCGATGGGTCTTACTGATGAACAAATTCGTGCAGCTCTGCAACAAGTAACGCTGACGGATATGCGCATGCAGCTTGTAAACGGCAGCAACGGGGCATTATTTATTAATGATGCTTACAATGCAGCACCAACATCTATGAACGCGGCTATTCAGTTCGTTACATCAACAAAGATGCGTGATGACAAATGGCTTGTGCTGGGAGATATGTTGGAATTAGGTGAGAATGAGCAGCAGTTCCATGAACAGACTGCAGACTACATTCATGCTGAGGAAATCGCTCGTGTTTGTTTATATGGTCCACGTATGAAGTGGCTATATGACAAGTTGCAAAGGAGTTTTGAGGCAGATCGACTCATTTATTCAGAAGCAGATTATGCTCCTATTATCCAATACATTCAGCAGTATGCTACAGATCAATCTATAATTTTACTTAAGGGCTCTCGTGGCATGAGGTTAGAAACAATTTTAAACTCATTCAGTAGAGGGTTTGAATGA
- the acpS gene encoding holo-ACP synthase has protein sequence MIKGIGLDIVELQRIEKAMNRSEKFQQRILTPRELEIFDTLSLSRKIEFLAGRFAAKEAYAKANGTGIGKGCELQQIEILKDDSGKPVLFFDEQLANAFISITHTNQVAAAQVVLMN, from the coding sequence ATGATTAAAGGAATTGGATTGGATATTGTAGAATTACAACGTATAGAAAAGGCGATGAATCGCTCAGAAAAATTTCAGCAACGAATTTTAACTCCGCGAGAATTAGAGATTTTTGACACATTATCTCTCTCGCGTAAAATCGAGTTTTTAGCAGGGCGTTTTGCTGCAAAAGAAGCATATGCGAAAGCAAATGGTACGGGCATTGGGAAAGGCTGCGAGCTACAGCAAATTGAAATATTAAAAGATGACAGCGGGAAGCCAGTGTTATTTTTTGACGAGCAGCTAGCAAATGCATTTATTTCAATTACGCATACAAATCAAGTAGCAGCTGCGCAGGTTGTATTAATGAATTAA